The proteins below come from a single Asterias rubens chromosome 9, eAstRub1.3, whole genome shotgun sequence genomic window:
- the LOC117294265 gene encoding docking protein 2-like has product MDLPPIKCGHLYRPQKGIKKYWVKRWALLYPGSEVNPPRLETFDSKDASYKEGAKPLVLYLPCPIKAFPTSQHRSRDFVIEIIMDDKVVAYAVDTREELNSWLHIMSEVSNGRTGKRECLPAEPPSSSPSSFSGEVAEGLLENTLYDSFETVAYQVSIKPNTFSEQLGLQGYYSLQIDSVKLTLIDDDSNDVLYAWPYRYLRRYGRDKVSFSMEAGRKCDSGPGLLVFETKDGNDIFHNIQNFVNSISGRKATPPLSHNRHQETPHIQAGKPPLASRPHKTKPMAPQPLSRPHPKDHIGAITESSIFQQKLAAIQITKDEARGTDFAPRKPKPFKPRNTDLPKSSSPPTQVDPLYSEVQEGVDTQSNNNTPSPEEESEYSLLQDSEQPRLPPTESDAYDMPEPPGNPKNVYNMTSEEPMSDGWKTFGRTEDNIHTETYVSNEDLLVEDSKTDPKPVPAPVKPIKPKPQIRPKIIKVHTSKPETPEPVLSDANDTLYDVCGSAPEVCHSPSVSEGDDIYDHFTRTNIAQPVPAPRKVIPAQQPQVDDESELYDRLQRETSVGGTRGPLQHQSQQRLYDSGDVYDSLVPDNGIQNVAGGTHPALPEESEYSSAVAGSQSHMYMDTLSKDTAEPDDTDENPYDIVSFQ; this is encoded by the exons ATGGATCTGCCTCCCATAAAATGTGGACATCTCTACAGACCACAGAAGGGAATTAAG aaatACTGGGTGAAACGATGGGCTCTGCTCTACCCAGGATCGGAGGTCAACCCCCCACGTCTGGAGACGTTTGACAGCAAGGATGCGTCTTACAAAGAGGGCGCCAAGCCATTAGTGTTATACCTTCCCTGTCCGATAAAAGCTTTCCCAACATCCCAGCACCGCTCCAGAGATTTTGTTATTGAAATCATAATGGATGACAAAGTTGTTGCTTACGCTGTTGACACAAG agaGGAGTTGAATAGTTGGCTCCATATAATGTCTGAAGTTTCTAACGGGAGGACTGGGAAGAGAGAATGTCTACCTGCTGAACCCCCATCGTCCTCCCCATCATCATTCAGCGGTGAAGTTGCTGAAGGTCTTCTAGAAAATACCCTGTATGATAGCTTTGAGA CTGTGGCATACCAGGTGTCAATCAAACCTAACACTTTCAGTGAGCAACTAGGCCTTCAAGGATACTACTCTCTGCAGATTGACTCAGTAAAACTCACTCTCATTGATGATGATTCAAACGACGTTCTGTATGCTTGGCCGTACAGGTATCTCAGACGGTACGGTCGCGACAAGGTCTCATTTTCTATGGAGGCCGGCCGAAAGTGCGATTCGGGACCAGGCTTGCTGGTGTTCGAAACCAAAGATGGAAACGATATTTTTCACAACATCCAGAATTTTGTTAATAGCATCTCCGGGAGAAAAGCAACACCACCTCTGTCTCACAATCGCCACCAGGAGACGCCACATATACAAGCAGGGAAACCCCCCCTTGCTAGTAGGCCACACAAAACGAAACCAATGGCGCCCCAACCTCTTTCTCGACCCCACCCCAAAGACCACATCGGTGCCATCACAGAGAGCTCtatcttccagcagaaacttgCTGCTATACAGATCACAAAAGATGAAGCAAGGGGGACGGACTTTGCTCCCAGAAAACCTAAACCCTTCAAACCAAGAAATACTGATCTTCCCAAGTCCTCGTCCCCACCAACTCAGGTTGATCCTCTGTATTCTGAGGTACAAGAGGGTGTGGATACTCAGTCAAATAACAACACCCCATCCCCAGAAGAAGAGAGTGAGTACAGCCTCCTCCAGGACAGTGAGCAGCCGAGGCTACCCCCAACTGAATCGGATGCATATGACATGCCTGAGCCTCCGGGAAACCCTAAGAATGTGTACAATATGACTTCGGAAGAACCTATGTCTGATGGCTGGAAGACATTCGGTCGCACGGAAGACAATATTCACACTGAGACCTATGTCTCCAATGAGGATTTGTTAGTAGAGGATTCTAAGACAGACCCCAAACCTGTCCCAGCACCTGTCAAACCGATAAAACCCAAGCCACAAATTCGACCAAAAATAATAAAGGTACACACGTCCAAACCGGAAACCCCAGAACCAGTTCTTAGTGACGCAAACGACACACTTTATGATGTATGCGGTTCTGCACCTGAAGTCTGTCACTCGCCATCGGTCTCTGAAGGTGACGACATCTATGATCACTTCACGCGTACCAACATTGCACAGCCGGTGCCCGCCCCAAGAAAAGTCATCCCTGCCCAACAACCACAAGTGGACGACGAGTCAGAATTATACGATCGTCTTCAGCGCGAGACCAGTGTTGGCGGGACCCGCGGGCCACTGCAACATCAATCTCAGCAGAGATTATACGATTCAGGAGATGTGTATGATTCGTTGGTTCCAGATAACGGAATTCAAAATGTGGCAGGCGGAACTCACCCAGCCCTGCCAGAGGAATCGGAATACAGTTCTGCTGTTGCAGGCTCACAGTCACACATGTATATGGATACACTGTCTAAAGACACCGCCGAACCAGATGACACGGATGAAAACCCGTATGACATCGTTTCATTTCAGTAA